The Sulfurihydrogenibium sp. YO3AOP1 genome has a window encoding:
- a CDS encoding bifunctional ADP-dependent NAD(P)H-hydrate dehydratase/NAD(P)H-hydrate epimerase yields the protein MKILKSFEIANADKRTIEITGIPSLVLMESAGRSAVQIILQHYPNSEKITVVAGSGNNGGDAVVVARYLAKLGKEVYLFILAENESKLSPDNLKNLEIFKNFGFTYQFITEKNLDILEKNLIQTDLIVDGIFGTGFKPPVKSYRENVIKLINQSKKPVVSIDIPSGLSADTGNVEGEVIKADITIAFGYPKICHVLYPALQYCGKVYVADISLNPVYAEVERYLITPENLTLPVREKTGHKYTFGHVLVVGGSVGKSGAVIMACRSATKSGSGLTTAIVPDCINQVLETNLIEEMSIPVRSENGMFGENPEKILEIIQNGKFSSVVVGMGMGVSKTNQEIVEKLLTIDKPLIIDADGINNLANIENFREKLSNRTNITVLTPHTGEFSRLTGLSVKDISENYEEIAKEFAISTKSYIVLKFHRMVIFTPNGKIYYSNKGNSGMATAGSGDVLAGMVGALINRLNPEDALKLAVYLHGYAGDLAVKDVGEESLKATDIIDYIPKALKNLAEIKSNLKQSLIYELS from the coding sequence ATGAAAATCTTAAAATCTTTTGAGATAGCCAACGCTGACAAACGAACTATTGAAATAACCGGCATACCATCTTTGGTGCTTATGGAAAGTGCCGGACGGTCTGCTGTCCAAATAATTTTACAGCATTATCCAAATTCAGAAAAAATAACAGTAGTGGCAGGCAGTGGAAATAATGGCGGTGATGCGGTAGTTGTAGCAAGATACTTAGCAAAGCTTGGCAAAGAAGTATATTTATTTATTTTGGCAGAAAATGAAAGCAAACTTTCCCCTGATAATCTAAAAAATCTTGAAATCTTTAAAAACTTTGGATTTACATATCAGTTTATTACAGAAAAAAATCTTGATATTTTAGAAAAAAATCTTATTCAAACTGATTTAATCGTTGATGGAATTTTTGGAACAGGTTTTAAGCCACCTGTAAAATCTTATAGAGAAAATGTTATAAAACTTATAAATCAAAGTAAAAAGCCTGTTGTAAGTATTGATATACCATCGGGTCTTAGTGCTGATACTGGCAACGTTGAAGGAGAAGTTATAAAAGCAGATATAACAATAGCCTTTGGCTATCCAAAAATCTGCCATGTCTTATACCCGGCATTGCAGTACTGCGGAAAAGTGTATGTTGCCGATATTAGCTTAAATCCTGTATACGCAGAAGTTGAAAGATATCTCATCACACCGGAAAATCTTACTTTGCCGGTTAGAGAAAAAACAGGTCATAAATACACCTTTGGTCATGTGTTGGTTGTTGGCGGTAGCGTTGGAAAATCAGGGGCTGTCATAATGGCGTGTAGGTCTGCTACAAAATCAGGAAGCGGTCTTACTACTGCAATAGTTCCAGATTGTATAAATCAAGTGTTGGAAACAAATCTCATTGAAGAGATGAGTATTCCGGTTAGGTCTGAAAATGGAATGTTTGGTGAAAATCCAGAGAAGATTTTAGAAATCATCCAGAATGGTAAATTCTCTTCGGTTGTAGTTGGAATGGGAATGGGTGTATCTAAAACAAATCAAGAGATTGTAGAAAAACTCTTAACCATTGACAAACCTTTAATCATTGATGCCGATGGAATAAATAATCTTGCTAATATAGAAAATTTTAGAGAAAAGTTATCAAATAGAACAAACATTACTGTACTGACACCACATACAGGAGAGTTTTCAAGATTAACAGGATTATCAGTTAAAGATATATCAGAAAACTATGAAGAAATAGCAAAAGAGTTTGCAATCAGCACAAAAAGCTATATAGTTTTAAAGTTTCATAGAATGGTTATTTTTACACCGAATGGTAAGATTTATTACAGCAATAAAGGAAATTCTGGAATGGCAACAGCCGGCAGCGGAGATGTTTTAGCCGGAATGGTTGGAGCATTGATAAACAGACTTAACCCGGAAGATGCTCTAAAGCTTGCTGTATACTTACACGGCTACGCAGGAGATTTGGCAGTTAAAGACGTTGGAGAAGAAAGTCTAAAGGCAACAGACATTATAGATTACATTCCAAAAGCACTTAAAAATTTAGCAGAGATAAAATCAAATCTAAAACAATCTTTGATTTATGAACTATCATAG
- a CDS encoding porin yields the protein MRKVLLTGIGLVASALIATPSNAAPKFYFGEGKELEIFFMNQLWGVYTMDRIENGQKYDNRMDFFLRRAFLGFKGTITEDLSYLVMFQYNNVGLDPHTATSRSNNVGYFPQNLNNQQFQLFDINFTYALHKNWANITVGYFRPQVGRDNMSFLDSISFEKTLANFYPRLHLVGTLPGRELGINLGGLYNDEKGKWGIDYRFGVFNPDKMGGSSPGYTGGDSLLYTARVALSLGDPEFKKYALVPKLNYFGKRNGITFAANYAYQGRGKDSSNLALNPVNVSFKNNQMIGFDILANYKNFIFNAEYDILKRNYDNSSLNYSDRVWHVRTASV from the coding sequence ATGAGAAAAGTTTTACTCACAGGAATTGGGCTTGTAGCATCTGCACTCATTGCAACACCATCAAACGCAGCACCAAAGTTTTATTTTGGAGAAGGGAAAGAGCTTGAAATCTTCTTCATGAACCAGCTTTGGGGCGTATATACGATGGATAGAATAGAAAACGGTCAGAAATACGACAACAGAATGGATTTCTTTTTAAGAAGAGCTTTCTTAGGCTTTAAAGGTACAATTACAGAAGATTTATCTTATTTAGTAATGTTTCAATATAATAATGTTGGTCTTGATCCTCATACAGCAACTTCAAGATCTAACAACGTTGGCTATTTTCCTCAAAACCTAAATAATCAACAATTTCAACTTTTTGACATTAACTTCACTTACGCACTTCATAAAAATTGGGCAAATATTACTGTAGGTTATTTTAGACCTCAAGTAGGAAGAGATAATATGTCATTTTTAGATTCAATTTCTTTTGAAAAAACTTTAGCAAACTTTTATCCAAGACTACATCTAGTTGGAACACTGCCCGGTAGAGAACTTGGTATTAACTTAGGCGGTTTATATAATGATGAGAAAGGAAAATGGGGAATCGATTATAGATTTGGGGTATTTAATCCTGATAAAATGGGAGGAAGCAGTCCGGGATATACTGGTGGAGATAGTTTGCTTTATACTGCAAGAGTAGCATTATCTCTTGGAGATCCTGAATTTAAAAAGTATGCATTAGTTCCAAAGTTAAATTATTTTGGGAAAAGAAACGGTATAACCTTTGCTGCTAACTATGCATATCAAGGAAGAGGAAAAGATAGTAGTAATTTAGCTTTAAATCCTGTTAATGTTTCATTTAAAAATAACCAAATGATAGGATTTGATATTCTTGCAAACTATAAGAACTTTATATTCAATGCCGAATATGATATTTTAAAAAGAAATTATGATAATTCTTCCTTAAATTATAGTGATAGAGTATGGCATGTTAGAACAGCCAGCGTATGA
- a CDS encoding MBL fold metallo-hydrolase, which translates to MRKLSLTLTALLALIISTISYSMELKEFYKNMYMVRGVDAMPSPENKGFMSNAYGILTKEGWIVIDSLSTPELSKEFLTLLQKEKKTPVKYLIITHYHPDHWYGASTFKEAGAVVIAHKNLNKFYNSPEAKMTLEASNQRFGGIYKNVKLIPADIEIESQKDLKVGQYEISIIPTNPAHTDNDIVIFVKNENILFAGDLVYLNRIPFAGDRGSSVKNWLKVLKDLEKLNPKIILGGHNEPMDKKAIEFTYNYLSYTRDTVKKLKDEGKGLDEIKAYINQSSPYKNYVMYDVFNDANVYKIFNDLDLEDFQ; encoded by the coding sequence ATGAGAAAACTATCTTTAACTTTAACAGCTTTATTAGCTTTAATAATTTCAACCATTTCATACTCAATGGAGCTAAAAGAGTTTTATAAGAATATGTACATGGTTCGCGGTGTTGATGCGATGCCATCTCCAGAAAACAAAGGTTTTATGTCTAATGCGTATGGAATTTTAACCAAAGAAGGCTGGATAGTTATAGACTCTCTTTCAACTCCTGAACTTTCAAAAGAATTTTTAACACTTTTACAAAAAGAGAAAAAAACACCTGTTAAATATCTGATTATAACCCACTACCACCCAGACCATTGGTATGGAGCTTCTACTTTTAAAGAAGCCGGAGCAGTTGTAATAGCCCATAAAAATCTAAACAAATTTTACAACTCTCCGGAAGCAAAAATGACTCTTGAAGCTTCAAACCAAAGATTTGGCGGAATCTACAAAAACGTAAAACTAATACCCGCAGATATAGAAATAGAATCTCAGAAAGATTTAAAAGTTGGACAGTATGAAATCAGCATAATTCCAACAAACCCTGCACATACAGACAATGATATTGTTATTTTTGTAAAAAATGAAAACATTTTATTTGCCGGAGATTTAGTATATCTAAACAGAATTCCATTTGCAGGAGATAGAGGCTCTTCTGTTAAAAATTGGCTTAAAGTTTTAAAAGATTTAGAAAAACTTAATCCAAAAATAATTCTTGGTGGACACAATGAACCTATGGACAAAAAAGCTATAGAGTTTACCTATAATTATCTATCTTACACGAGAGACACAGTGAAAAAACTAAAAGATGAAGGTAAAGGACTTGATGAAATAAAAGCATACATAAACCAAAGCTCACCATACAAAAATTATGTTATGTATGATGTTTTTAACGATGCAAACGTTTATAAAATTTTCAACGACTTAGACTTAGAAGACTTTCAATAG
- a CDS encoding homoserine dehydrogenase — translation MKKINIGIVGYGVVGSSVVKILDKDKEIIAQKSGLDINVKKVYTRNWNRKLLYPIDDSKKAKTVDEIINDKDIDIVVEVAGGIEFPYHLITQAIKNRKNIVTANKALLAEKGKDIFSLAQKYDVRIGFEAAVAGGIPIIKALREGLVANDISKIYGILNGTTNYILTSMYTEGKSFEQALKEAQEKGYAEADPTLDINGTDAAHKISILASLSFGGFVDFSQVYVEGIDKIDTLDIELGRELGYTLKLLAIAKSHGEEVEIRVNPTFLPSWHPLSKVDGVFNAVMVEGNNVGETMFYGRGAGGLPTASAVISDIVCIGKSIANNLGRDLEITSMDWKHKDLTLTKVKDFYTRYYVRFTVPDITGILAKIASVFAKYNISIAAVIQKEKVLKLQKETKEKVVPLVILTHTASENNIQLAIKEIVSNKYSVENPVIIRVEDEE, via the coding sequence TTGAAAAAGATAAATATCGGGATTGTTGGATATGGTGTAGTTGGCAGTAGCGTTGTTAAAATCTTAGATAAAGATAAAGAAATAATCGCTCAAAAATCAGGCTTAGATATAAACGTTAAAAAAGTTTATACAAGAAATTGGAACAGAAAGTTATTATATCCAATAGATGACAGCAAAAAAGCTAAAACAGTTGATGAAATAATTAATGATAAAGATATAGATATTGTCGTTGAAGTGGCAGGTGGAATAGAGTTTCCATACCACCTTATCACACAAGCAATAAAAAACAGAAAAAACATCGTTACAGCAAATAAAGCACTACTTGCAGAAAAAGGCAAAGATATATTTAGTCTTGCACAAAAGTATGATGTTAGAATTGGCTTTGAGGCGGCGGTTGCCGGCGGAATCCCGATAATAAAAGCACTGAGAGAAGGATTGGTTGCAAATGATATAAGCAAAATCTATGGAATACTAAATGGAACAACTAATTATATACTTACATCTATGTACACAGAAGGAAAAAGCTTTGAGCAGGCATTAAAAGAAGCACAAGAAAAAGGCTATGCAGAAGCAGACCCAACCCTTGACATAAACGGAACAGATGCAGCACATAAAATATCCATCCTTGCGTCTTTATCCTTTGGCGGGTTTGTTGATTTTTCACAAGTCTACGTAGAAGGAATTGACAAAATAGATACATTGGATATAGAACTTGGAAGGGAGCTTGGATACACTCTAAAACTTCTTGCCATTGCAAAATCTCATGGAGAAGAGGTAGAAATAAGAGTAAATCCTACATTCTTACCATCTTGGCATCCACTTTCTAAGGTTGACGGAGTATTTAATGCTGTGATGGTAGAAGGTAATAACGTTGGCGAAACTATGTTTTATGGAAGAGGGGCGGGTGGATTACCAACGGCAAGCGCGGTAATCAGTGATATTGTATGTATTGGAAAATCTATTGCCAACAACTTAGGAAGAGATTTAGAAATCACATCTATGGATTGGAAGCATAAAGATTTGACCCTTACAAAAGTAAAAGATTTTTACACAAGATACTACGTAAGATTTACAGTTCCAGACATTACAGGCATCCTTGCAAAGATTGCATCGGTTTTTGCAAAATACAACATCAGCATTGCAGCAGTCATTCAAAAAGAAAAAGTTTTAAAACTTCAAAAAGAAACAAAAGAAAAAGTAGTTCCACTTGTAATTTTAACCCATACAGCATCAGAAAACAACATACAGCTTGCTATTAAAGAAATTGTATCTAACAAATACAGCGTAGAAAATCCGGTAATCATAAGAGTAGAGGATGAAGAATGA
- a CDS encoding SLC13 family permease: MKNEVNKKLIYIAVALFLFVFSIFNPFLNLSYEAKTTIGIFLFCITLWISEIAPLGVVGLFGIVLSIILGASNVKTAFEGFSNPVIFLMIGSFLIANAIYKYGLDKRAALYFLSKDFFLKSPFRLVLGFSLLTFFLSMWLSNTATTVIMVSIALGVIHLLKDQKKPGFKKFAMLFLLSIAYSASIGGIGTIVGSPTNLVSIGFLKEKGIEVSFLDWSIKALPVAFAIYVFMLLYIRFNIREFSISKEALLEIIQSNKAQLGKTKNEEKIVGFIFLLTVLLWILPSIFTLLGFENIGKLLNQKFPESVVAVLTASLLFIIPKDWKEFKPVMSVEDLKEIDWDTILLFASGISLGELITKSGLGKVLAETVKNAFSHEMILALLFVVIILAIILTEITSNTATAIVLTPIVISILESYNVNLINPVMSVAIAASLAFMLPISTPPNAIVYSTKHVDVKTMIKFGFLLDVIGSVIIYIFLILSEYAGVRN, encoded by the coding sequence ATGAAGAATGAAGTAAACAAAAAGCTTATTTATATAGCCGTAGCATTATTTCTTTTTGTTTTTTCAATCTTTAACCCATTTTTAAACCTATCTTATGAGGCAAAAACAACCATCGGCATTTTCTTATTCTGTATAACACTTTGGATTTCAGAAATTGCACCCCTTGGAGTAGTAGGACTGTTTGGAATAGTTTTATCCATCATTCTTGGGGCAAGTAATGTAAAAACTGCTTTTGAGGGATTTTCAAATCCTGTTATCTTTTTAATGATAGGAAGTTTTTTGATTGCTAACGCAATTTATAAATACGGTCTTGACAAGAGAGCTGCATTATACTTTTTATCAAAAGACTTCTTTTTAAAAAGTCCGTTTAGGCTTGTACTTGGATTTTCTTTACTAACCTTTTTCCTTTCTATGTGGCTAAGTAACACCGCTACCACTGTTATAATGGTTTCTATAGCCCTTGGAGTTATTCATCTACTGAAAGACCAGAAAAAACCAGGATTTAAAAAGTTTGCTATGTTATTCTTACTTAGTATTGCATACAGTGCATCTATCGGTGGAATTGGTACAATCGTAGGTTCACCAACTAACTTAGTAAGCATTGGATTTTTAAAAGAAAAAGGTATAGAAGTAAGCTTTTTAGATTGGTCTATAAAAGCACTTCCGGTAGCTTTTGCAATCTACGTATTTATGCTTTTATACATAAGATTTAACATAAGAGAGTTTAGTATCTCAAAAGAAGCACTACTTGAAATCATTCAATCTAACAAGGCACAGCTTGGAAAGACAAAAAATGAGGAAAAAATCGTTGGATTTATTTTTCTGCTAACTGTCTTGTTATGGATTTTGCCGTCGATTTTTACATTACTTGGCTTTGAAAACATCGGCAAACTCTTAAATCAAAAATTTCCCGAAAGCGTGGTTGCAGTCCTAACAGCATCTTTACTGTTTATCATTCCAAAAGATTGGAAAGAGTTTAAACCTGTGATGTCTGTAGAAGACTTAAAAGAGATTGACTGGGACACTATTTTACTTTTTGCATCAGGAATTTCTCTTGGAGAGTTAATTACAAAATCAGGACTTGGAAAAGTATTAGCAGAAACTGTTAAAAATGCTTTTAGTCATGAGATGATATTAGCTTTATTGTTCGTTGTAATTATTTTAGCAATTATTTTAACAGAAATTACTTCAAATACAGCCACAGCAATAGTCCTAACTCCAATAGTAATATCAATATTAGAAAGCTATAATGTAAACCTTATAAATCCTGTAATGTCTGTTGCAATAGCTGCGAGCCTTGCATTTATGCTTCCAATCTCTACACCACCAAACGCAATCGTTTACTCAACCAAGCACGTAGATGTTAAAACTATGATAAAATTTGGTTTTTTACTTGATGTTATAGGAAGTGTTATAATATATATTTTCTTAATTCTTTCAGAATATGCTGGGGTGAGAAATTAA
- the elbB gene encoding isoprenoid biosynthesis glyoxalase ElbB — MKVGVLLAGCGVFDGAEIHEATLTLYFLDKAGVETVIMAPNIKQKDVINHLTGETMNEERNVLVEAARIARGNIKDINDVKAEDIDALIMPGGYGVAKNFSNFLEKGAEADVIPEVKRLLVDMFKAGKPIGAICISPVIVAAALREAKPTVTIGTDIDVAKTIEDMGARHLACPVNEMVVDEENKIVTTPAYMLGKTIKDVAEGIEKLVNKVIELVKK; from the coding sequence ATGAAAGTTGGTGTTTTGCTGGCAGGTTGTGGAGTGTTTGACGGTGCAGAAATCCATGAGGCAACCTTAACATTATACTTTCTTGATAAAGCTGGTGTAGAGACTGTAATCATGGCTCCAAATATCAAACAAAAGGATGTAATCAATCATCTTACCGGCGAAACTATGAATGAAGAAAGAAACGTTCTTGTTGAAGCTGCAAGAATCGCGAGAGGAAACATAAAAGATATAAATGACGTAAAAGCTGAAGATATTGATGCTTTGATTATGCCTGGTGGATATGGTGTAGCTAAAAACTTTTCTAACTTTTTAGAAAAAGGTGCTGAAGCTGATGTAATTCCTGAAGTTAAAAGGCTTCTTGTTGATATGTTTAAAGCTGGAAAGCCAATAGGTGCTATCTGTATCTCTCCTGTTATTGTAGCAGCAGCATTAAGAGAAGCTAAACCAACTGTAACAATCGGAACAGATATTGATGTAGCTAAAACAATAGAAGACATGGGTGCAAGACATTTAGCTTGTCCGGTTAACGAGATGGTGGTAGATGAAGAGAATAAAATCGTAACTACTCCTGCATACATGCTTGGAAAGACAATAAAAGACGTTGCAGAAGGAATAGAAAAACTTGTCAATAAAGTAATTGAGCTTGTTAAAAAATGA
- a CDS encoding nucleoside deaminase — MNYHKKFIDQAVKEAEKALKKNEVPVGAVIVKDGKIISKAHNQRISKNNALYHAEILAIEKSCKKLKTWRLDDAVLYTTLEPCLMCAGAVMQARIKKVVFCAKDEKGGAVLSKYTVFDDKKLPFNVEYEYIPDERCSKLLKEFFKKLRD; from the coding sequence ATGAACTATCATAAAAAATTTATAGACCAAGCAGTAAAAGAAGCAGAGAAAGCATTAAAGAAAAACGAAGTTCCAGTCGGTGCTGTCATAGTAAAAGACGGAAAAATAATCTCAAAAGCCCACAATCAAAGAATTTCAAAAAATAATGCATTGTATCATGCAGAAATCTTAGCAATAGAAAAATCCTGCAAAAAACTTAAAACTTGGCGTTTAGATGATGCGGTATTATATACAACTCTTGAACCTTGCCTAATGTGTGCCGGTGCAGTAATGCAGGCAAGGATTAAAAAGGTTGTCTTTTGTGCAAAGGATGAAAAAGGCGGTGCGGTTTTAAGCAAATACACAGTTTTTGACGATAAAAAACTTCCATTCAACGTTGAGTATGAATACATTCCGGATGAAAGATGTAGTAAACTTTTAAAAGAGTTTTTCAAAAAGCTTAGAGATTAG
- a CDS encoding porin, with amino-acid sequence MKKVLLTGIGLVASALIATPSNAAPKFYFGEGKELEIFFANQLWGVYTMDRVEGGQKYDNRMDFFLRRSRLGFQGTITEDLSWRVWFAYDNVGLDQHTALAKSNNNVGLVSSNGSIANNNQNQQFYIWDAMFTYALHKNWANITVGYFRPQVGRESITAGFEVLSFEKALTNFYLRQHLVGTGPGRETGVNIGGLYNDEKTKLGLNYNFGVFNVDKFSGGTGGDNLLYTARVAVSYGDPEMKKYGMGYKVNYFGKRNGITFAVNYAYQGRGKDSNTFPLADTTIWKLTYYDSSAKTVKVQFKNNQMLGFDILANYKDFTFNAEYDELKRSFDVSSLDYKDKVWHVRGGYNFTLPNKTILEPAITYAEWQGDKASLNGNGNFKTTDVGLNWYIKQNNMKLNLHYVKQSGSSKSAYNPNGNSKAGDYIGVGLQLIF; translated from the coding sequence ATGAAAAAAGTTTTACTCACAGGAATTGGGCTTGTAGCATCTGCACTCATTGCAACACCATCAAACGCAGCACCAAAGTTTTATTTTGGAGAAGGAAAAGAGCTTGAAATTTTCTTTGCAAACCAGCTTTGGGGCGTATATACAATGGATAGAGTAGAAGGTGGTCAAAAATACGACAACAGAATGGACTTCTTCCTAAGAAGGTCAAGACTTGGATTTCAAGGAACAATAACAGAAGATTTATCTTGGAGGGTATGGTTTGCTTATGACAACGTAGGCTTGGACCAGCATACAGCACTTGCAAAAAGTAATAATAACGTTGGTTTAGTTAGTAGTAATGGTAGTATCGCAAATAATAATCAAAATCAACAATTCTATATTTGGGATGCTATGTTTACTTATGCACTTCATAAAAATTGGGCAAATATTACTGTAGGTTACTTTAGACCTCAGGTTGGTAGAGAAAGCATTACAGCAGGATTTGAAGTGTTATCTTTTGAAAAAGCTTTAACAAACTTTTATCTAAGACAGCATTTAGTAGGAACTGGTCCTGGTCGTGAAACTGGCGTAAATATAGGTGGTTTGTACAATGATGAAAAAACTAAGCTAGGGCTTAACTATAACTTTGGAGTGTTTAACGTAGATAAATTTAGCGGTGGAACAGGTGGGGATAACTTACTCTACACAGCAAGAGTAGCTGTGTCTTATGGCGACCCAGAGATGAAAAAATACGGAATGGGTTATAAAGTCAATTACTTTGGAAAAAGAAACGGTATAACTTTTGCAGTTAACTATGCTTATCAAGGAAGAGGAAAAGATAGCAACACATTCCCATTAGCAGATACTACTATATGGAAACTAACTTATTATGACAGCTCAGCCAAAACAGTAAAAGTTCAATTCAAAAACAACCAAATGTTAGGCTTTGATATCCTTGCAAACTATAAAGATTTTACATTTAACGCTGAATATGACGAGTTAAAAAGGTCTTTTGATGTATCAAGCTTGGATTACAAAGACAAAGTATGGCATGTAAGAGGTGGTTATAACTTTACACTTCCTAACAAAACAATTCTTGAACCAGCCATTACTTATGCAGAATGGCAAGGAGATAAAGCAAGCTTAAACGGTAATGGTAATTTCAAAACAACCGACGTTGGTTTAAACTGGTATATAAAGCAAAACAATATGAAGCTTAATTTACACTATGTTAAACAGTCTGGCTCATCAAAATCAGCTTATAATCCAAATGGAAATAGCAAAGCTGGTGATTACATAGGCGTTGGCTTACAGTTAATTTTCTAA
- a CDS encoding DsrE family protein: MKKLVFLLMGLLLISLSGYSEEKAKFDPKIPDKIKAVFDWSIPPEDTATALRFVSNFIKAYDEFNPAGEYQLAIVSHGPEALIFSKKNYEKYKETIDRLRSMTQVYNLKIYVCRNVVRTLGIKEEDLQDFVIVVPAGVLKLAAIQEEGFRLIPTVVHDMKKYKQQ, from the coding sequence ATGAAAAAATTAGTTTTTCTTTTAATGGGTTTACTCTTGATTTCTCTCTCAGGTTATTCTGAAGAAAAGGCAAAGTTTGATCCTAAAATTCCAGACAAGATTAAAGCAGTTTTTGATTGGTCAATTCCGCCTGAAGATACAGCTACTGCATTGAGATTTGTATCTAATTTTATTAAAGCTTATGATGAGTTTAATCCAGCTGGTGAATATCAATTAGCTATCGTTTCCCATGGACCAGAGGCGTTGATCTTTTCTAAGAAAAATTATGAAAAATACAAAGAAACAATAGACAGACTTAGATCAATGACACAGGTTTATAATCTAAAAATTTATGTTTGTAGAAATGTAGTTAGAACATTGGGAATTAAAGAAGAGGATTTACAAGATTTTGTAATAGTAGTTCCTGCCGGTGTTCTTAAGCTTGCAGCTATACAGGAAGAAGGTTTTAGATTAATACCTACTGTTGTTCATGACATGAAAAAATATAAGCAACAATAA
- a CDS encoding DsrE family protein, producing MIKKVLVLILLVFSFSIAEENPKAVINLTTGDLKKFKMYLLSGLANSAEYYKNQLKDLKVVVIIHGDAYKFFIKDLQKSPYKDDKELLENQKEIESNLSYLAANYGVKFQMCEQGMKGKKIDPKTLYNFVELIPNAFIGLVDWQNKGYAYIPIH from the coding sequence ATGATAAAAAAAGTTTTAGTCTTGATTTTATTAGTTTTTAGTTTTTCCATAGCGGAGGAAAACCCAAAAGCTGTTATCAACCTTACAACAGGAGATTTAAAAAAGTTTAAAATGTATCTTTTAAGCGGACTTGCAAATTCAGCCGAGTATTACAAAAACCAGTTAAAAGATTTAAAGGTAGTTGTCATCATTCATGGGGATGCGTACAAATTCTTTATAAAAGACTTACAAAAATCACCATACAAAGATGACAAAGAACTTTTAGAAAATCAAAAAGAGATAGAATCAAATTTAAGTTATTTGGCTGCCAACTACGGCGTAAAGTTTCAAATGTGTGAACAAGGAATGAAAGGTAAAAAAATAGACCCAAAGACTCTTTATAATTTCGTAGAGCTTATCCCAAACGCATTTATAGGATTGGTTGATTGGCAGAACAAAGGATATGCTTATATTCCTATACACTAA
- a CDS encoding cytochrome c peroxidase — protein sequence MKKVLLTSLGFIAVLLIAAPSKSQEELLTKARQYFSPLPKDFFTKENSVYNNPKVINLGKMLFFERRLSVNDNISCATCHPIVYYGSAPAKKQMGAIKFQDRHAPTVLNSAGQFVQHWIGNRKDVEDQAIQSLTGPAAFGNKSLEDVEDKISKIEGYVKLFKEAFPNDSKPISGKNIAIAIGAYERTLTTPSRFDEYLKGNTKALNQKEKKGLITFIEVGCVACHNGPLVGGNSFQKFGVVAPYWEYTKNQSIDEGRYLATKKEEDKYVYKVPSLRNVALTPPYFHDGSVEKLEDAVK from the coding sequence ATGAAAAAAGTCCTGTTAACAAGCTTAGGTTTTATAGCTGTTTTGTTGATTGCTGCACCTTCAAAGTCTCAAGAAGAGCTGTTGACAAAAGCAAGGCAGTATTTTTCACCACTTCCAAAGGACTTTTTTACCAAGGAAAATTCCGTTTATAATAATCCTAAGGTCATAAACCTTGGCAAAATGCTGTTTTTTGAAAGAAGACTTTCTGTAAATGATAACATAAGCTGTGCAACGTGTCATCCAATTGTATATTATGGCTCTGCCCCTGCAAAAAAACAGATGGGAGCTATTAAATTCCAAGACAGACATGCTCCGACAGTCTTAAACTCAGCAGGTCAATTTGTCCAACACTGGATAGGCAACAGAAAAGACGTAGAAGATCAGGCGATACAGTCATTAACAGGTCCTGCAGCATTTGGAAATAAAAGCTTAGAAGATGTTGAGGATAAAATAAGCAAAATAGAAGGGTATGTAAAGTTATTTAAAGAAGCTTTTCCAAATGATAGTAAACCTATTAGTGGAAAAAATATAGCTATTGCCATAGGAGCTTATGAGAGAACTCTAACAACGCCATCAAGATTTGATGAATATTTAAAAGGCAATACCAAAGCTTTAAATCAAAAAGAAAAAAAGGGATTAATCACATTTATAGAAGTTGGATGTGTTGCTTGTCATAACGGTCCTTTAGTTGGCGGAAATTCTTTTCAAAAATTTGGCGTAGTTGCTCCATACTGGGAATATACAAAAAATCAAAGTATTGATGAAGGACGCTATTTAGCTACGAAAAAGGAAGAAGATAAGTATGTATATAAAGTTCCTTCGTTGAGAAATGTAGCATTAACACCTCCTTATTTTCATGATGGCTCTGTTGAAAAATTAGAAGATGCGGTTAAATAA